In the Terriglobia bacterium genome, TTCCCCAGGCTCAACCTCGCGAGCTTCTACATGTGGATCGCGGGGGCGGTTCTGGCCCTGGTCTCCATGGTCACCGGGGCGGTGGACACGGGGTGGACGTTCTACACCCCGTACAGCACGACCACCAACACGAACGTGATCATGATGGTCGCCGGCGTCTTCGTGCTCGGGTTCTCGTCGATCTTCACGGGTCTCAACTTCGTGGTCTCGATCCACAAGCTCCGGCCGGCGGGGATGAGTTGGTTCAAGATGCCGCTCTTCCTCTGGGGGATCTACGGGACGGCGATCCTCCAGATCATGGCGACGCCCGTGCTGGGGATCACGTTGCTGCTGCTGATCGCGGAGCGCGCCCTCGGAGTGGGCATCTTCGACCCGGCGCTGGGCGGCGACCCGGTGCTCTTCCAGCACTTCTTCTGGTTCTACTCCCACCCGGCCGTGTACATCATGATCCTGCCCGCCATGGGCGTCATCAGCGAGCTGGTGTCCGTCTTCTCGCGCAAACACATCTTCGGGTACAAGTTCATCGCGCTCTCGTCGATCGCCATCGCCGTGATCAGCTTCCTGGTGTGGGGCCACCACATGTTCGTGGCCGGGCAGTCGAACCTCGCGAGCATGATCTTCAGCGCGCTCACGTTCATGGTGGCGATCCCATCGGCCGTGAAGGTGTTCAACTGGATCGCCACGATGTACAAGGGCTCGATCTGGCTCGCCACGCCGATGCTCTACGTCCTCTCTTTCCTGTTCCTGTTCGGGATCGGCGGGCTCACCGGCCTCTTCCTCGGCGCCCTCGCGGTGGATGTGCACCTGCACGACACCTACTTCGTGGTCGCCCATTTCCACTACGTGATGTTCGGCGGCACCGTGATCGCGTTCCTTGGCGGACTGCACTACTGGTGGCCGAAGATGTTCGGGCGGATGTACAGCGAGCTCTGGGGACGGATCGGCGCTCTCCTGGTGTTCATCGGGTTCAACACGACGTTCTTCACCCAGTTCGTGATGGGGAGTCACGGGGCGCCGCGCCGCTCCTATCACTACCTGCCCGAGTTCGAGGCCTACCACCGACTGTCGACGATCGGGGCGTACATCCTCGGCCTCGGGTTCCTGATCATCGCGGCGTACCTCATCCACTCGCTGCTCCGGGGGCGTCTTGCCCCGGCGAACCCCTGGGGCGGCGCGACGCTCGAGTGGCGGACGACCTCGCCCCCTGCGCACGACAACTTCGCGACCACACCGGTGGCGGGCGACCCCTACGACGTCGAGGCCTGGCGGTACGAACGCGCGATCGGTGGCTTCGTGCCGAGGGCGGCGGACGACGCGCCGGCGGTCGGGCCGGCGGCCGGGTAGGGAGGAGCAATGTCCGATACCCATTCACCGTCCGTCACAAAGGAATCGCTGTCATTG is a window encoding:
- a CDS encoding cbb3-type cytochrome c oxidase subunit I, translating into TVILASFFLGGLFAELIRTKLLTPGNSALMKPDAYNQMFTLHGAIMIFLFVIPGIPASLGNFVLPLMLGAKDVAFPRLNLASFYMWIAGAVLALVSMVTGAVDTGWTFYTPYSTTTNTNVIMMVAGVFVLGFSSIFTGLNFVVSIHKLRPAGMSWFKMPLFLWGIYGTAILQIMATPVLGITLLLLIAERALGVGIFDPALGGDPVLFQHFFWFYSHPAVYIMILPAMGVISELVSVFSRKHIFGYKFIALSSIAIAVISFLVWGHHMFVAGQSNLASMIFSALTFMVAIPSAVKVFNWIATMYKGSIWLATPMLYVLSFLFLFGIGGLTGLFLGALAVDVHLHDTYFVVAHFHYVMFGGTVIAFLGGLHYWWPKMFGRMYSELWGRIGALLVFIGFNTTFFTQFVMGSHGAPRRSYHYLPEFEAYHRLSTIGAYILGLGFLIIAAYLIHSLLRGRLAPANPWGGATLEWRTTSPPAHDNFATTPVAGDPYDVEAWRYERAIGGFVPRAADDAPAVGPAAG